In one window of Oncorhynchus gorbuscha isolate QuinsamMale2020 ecotype Even-year linkage group LG23, OgorEven_v1.0, whole genome shotgun sequence DNA:
- the LOC124010434 gene encoding transmembrane 9 superfamily member 2-like isoform X1 translates to MKTRIDTAFVLVFTLLAFSTCSGFYLPGLAPVSFCEDVKGGDDCQTLIQLFVNRLDSVESVLPYEYDVFDFCKDDNERRPSENLGQVLFGERIETSPYKFSFKKDEKCKKLCTKTYVKDKTEDKNMLDFLKRGMQLNYQHHWIVDNMPVTWCYDVEDSQKYCNPGFPIGCLVTTEGRAKDACVINSDFNKKNTFYIFNHVDIKLTYHNGEGEGWRGARLVAATLEPKSINNADKPTCEGPPMEVPGEFSSDVKITYTYSVSFEENNDIKWASRWDYILVSMPHTNIQWFSIMNSLVIVLFLSGMVAMIMLRTLHKDIARYNQVDQEDLIKAPPPQGKSIFYEDAQEESGWKQVHGDVFRPPRKGMLLSVFLGQGTQIFIMTFITLFLACLGFLSPANRGALMTCSVVLWVLLGTPAGYVSARLYKTFGGEKWKTNVLLTALLCPGIVFADFFLMNLILWVEGSSAAIPFGTLVAILALWFGISVPLTFIGAYFGFKRPAIEQPVRTNQIPRQIPEQSFFTKPVPGIVMGGILPFGCIFIQLFFILNSIWSHQMYYMFGFLFLVFIILLITCSEATILLCYFHLCAEDYHWWWRSFLTSGFTAVYLFVYAVHYFFSKLQIVGAASTILYFGYTSIMVLIFFLFTGTIGFFACFWFVNKIYSVVKVD, encoded by the exons aCTCTCATCCAGCTGTTTGTGAATCGCTTGGACTCAGTGGAATCAGTTCTGCCCTATGAATATGACGT CTTTGACTTCTGCAAAGATGACAACGAGAGGAGACCGTCTGAGAACCTGGGCCAGGTGCTATTTGGTGAGAGAATTGAGACGTCGCCATACAAG TTCTCATTCAAAAAAGATGAGAAATGCAAGAAATTGTGCACCAAAACCTATGTGAAGGATAAAACCGAGGATAAGAACATGCTGGACTTCCTCAAGAGAGGAATGCAGTTGAACTACCAGCACCATTG GATTGTTGACAACATGCCAGTCACCTGGTGCTATGATGTGGAAGACAGTCAGAAATACTGCAATCCTGGATTCCCCATCGGCTGCCTCGTCACCACCGAAGGGCGCGCTAAAGATGCCTGTGTCATCAAT TCTGACTTCAACAAGAAGAACACATTTTACATCTTCAACCACGTGGACATCAAATTGACCTACCACAATGGggaaggggaggggtggagaggagctCGCCTGGTGGCTGCCACACTGGAGCCCAAGAG TATCAACAATGCTGACAAACCGACATGTGAAGGCCCTCCCATGGAGGTTCCTGGAGAGTTTAGCAGTGATGTGAAAATCACCTACACCTACTCTGTCAGCTTCGAG GAAAACAATGACATCAAGTGGGCCTCTAGATGGGACTACATTTTGGTCTCCATGCCTCACACCAACATCCAGTGGTTCAG CATCATGAACTCTCTGGTCATCGTGCTCTTCCTGTCTGGCATGGTGGCTATGATAATGCTGAGGACCCTGCACAAGGACATCGCCAGGTACAACCAGGTGGACCAG GAAGACTTGATAAAGGCTCCACCACCACAAGGAAAATCCATATTCTAT GAGGATGCCCAGGAGGAGTCTGGGTGGAAGCAGGTGCACGGGGATGTGTTTAGGCCTCCCAGGAAGGGCATGCTGCTTTCTGTGTTCCTCGGCCAGGGAACCCAAATCTTCATCATGACTTTCATCACCCTCT TCCTGGCCTGCCTGGGGTTCCTGTCTCCAGCTAACCGAGGGGCTCTGATGACCTGTTCTGTGGTGCTGTGGGTTCTGCTGGGCACCCCTGCAGGATACGTGTCAGCACGCCTCTACAAGA CTTTCGGTGGTGAGAAATGGAAGACAAATGTCCTGTTGACAGCACTGTTGTGTCCAGG GATTGTGTTTGCAGACTTCTTCCTGATGAACTTGATCCTGTGGGTGGAAGGCTCGTCGGCTGCCATCCCCTTCGGCACGCTGGTGGCCATCTTAGCTCTGTGGTTTGGTATCTCCGTGCCCCTCACCTTCATCGGTGCTTACTTCGGCTTCAAGAGACCC GCCATTGAGCAGCCGGTGAGAACCAACCAGATCCCCAGACAAATCCCAGAACAGTCGTTCTTCACCAAGCCTGTCCCCGGCATCGTCATGGGGGGCATCCTGCCCTTCGGCTGCATCTTCATCCAGCTCTTCTTCATCCTCAATAGCATCTG GTCTCACCAGATGTACTACATGTTTGGTTTCCTCTTCCTGGtcttcatcatcctcctcatTACCTGCTCTGAGGCTACCATCCTGCTATGCTACTTCCACTTGTGTGCGGAG GACTACCACTGGTGGTGGCGTTCGTTCCTGACCAGCGGCTTCACGGCCGTCTACCTGTTCGTCTACGCCGTCCACTACTTCTTCTCCAAGCTGCAGATCGTAGGAGCCGCCAGCACCATCCTCTACTTCGGCTACACCTCCATCATGGTGCTCATATTCTTCCTCTTCACAG GCACAATTGGATTCTTTGCCTGCTTCTGGTTTGTAAATAAAATCTACAGTGTGGTGAAGGTGGACTAA
- the LOC124010434 gene encoding transmembrane 9 superfamily member 2-like isoform X2: MKTRIDTAFVLVFTLLAFSTCSGFYLPGLAPVSFCEDVKGGDDCQTLIQLFVNRLDSVESVLPYEYDVFDFCKDDNERRPSENLGQVLFGERIETSPYKFSFKKDEKCKKLCTKTYVKDKTEDKNMLDFLKRGMQLNYQHHWIVDNMPVTWCYDVEDSQKYCNPGFPIGCLVTTEGRAKDACVINSDFNKKNTFYIFNHVDIKLTYHNGEGEGWRGARLVAATLEPKSINNADKPTCEGPPMEVPGEFSSDVKITYTYSVSFEENNDIKWASRWDYILVSMPHTNIQWFSIMNSLVIVLFLSGMVAMIMLRTLHKDIARYNQVDQEDAQEESGWKQVHGDVFRPPRKGMLLSVFLGQGTQIFIMTFITLFLACLGFLSPANRGALMTCSVVLWVLLGTPAGYVSARLYKTFGGEKWKTNVLLTALLCPGIVFADFFLMNLILWVEGSSAAIPFGTLVAILALWFGISVPLTFIGAYFGFKRPAIEQPVRTNQIPRQIPEQSFFTKPVPGIVMGGILPFGCIFIQLFFILNSIWSHQMYYMFGFLFLVFIILLITCSEATILLCYFHLCAEDYHWWWRSFLTSGFTAVYLFVYAVHYFFSKLQIVGAASTILYFGYTSIMVLIFFLFTGTIGFFACFWFVNKIYSVVKVD, translated from the exons aCTCTCATCCAGCTGTTTGTGAATCGCTTGGACTCAGTGGAATCAGTTCTGCCCTATGAATATGACGT CTTTGACTTCTGCAAAGATGACAACGAGAGGAGACCGTCTGAGAACCTGGGCCAGGTGCTATTTGGTGAGAGAATTGAGACGTCGCCATACAAG TTCTCATTCAAAAAAGATGAGAAATGCAAGAAATTGTGCACCAAAACCTATGTGAAGGATAAAACCGAGGATAAGAACATGCTGGACTTCCTCAAGAGAGGAATGCAGTTGAACTACCAGCACCATTG GATTGTTGACAACATGCCAGTCACCTGGTGCTATGATGTGGAAGACAGTCAGAAATACTGCAATCCTGGATTCCCCATCGGCTGCCTCGTCACCACCGAAGGGCGCGCTAAAGATGCCTGTGTCATCAAT TCTGACTTCAACAAGAAGAACACATTTTACATCTTCAACCACGTGGACATCAAATTGACCTACCACAATGGggaaggggaggggtggagaggagctCGCCTGGTGGCTGCCACACTGGAGCCCAAGAG TATCAACAATGCTGACAAACCGACATGTGAAGGCCCTCCCATGGAGGTTCCTGGAGAGTTTAGCAGTGATGTGAAAATCACCTACACCTACTCTGTCAGCTTCGAG GAAAACAATGACATCAAGTGGGCCTCTAGATGGGACTACATTTTGGTCTCCATGCCTCACACCAACATCCAGTGGTTCAG CATCATGAACTCTCTGGTCATCGTGCTCTTCCTGTCTGGCATGGTGGCTATGATAATGCTGAGGACCCTGCACAAGGACATCGCCAGGTACAACCAGGTGGACCAG GAGGATGCCCAGGAGGAGTCTGGGTGGAAGCAGGTGCACGGGGATGTGTTTAGGCCTCCCAGGAAGGGCATGCTGCTTTCTGTGTTCCTCGGCCAGGGAACCCAAATCTTCATCATGACTTTCATCACCCTCT TCCTGGCCTGCCTGGGGTTCCTGTCTCCAGCTAACCGAGGGGCTCTGATGACCTGTTCTGTGGTGCTGTGGGTTCTGCTGGGCACCCCTGCAGGATACGTGTCAGCACGCCTCTACAAGA CTTTCGGTGGTGAGAAATGGAAGACAAATGTCCTGTTGACAGCACTGTTGTGTCCAGG GATTGTGTTTGCAGACTTCTTCCTGATGAACTTGATCCTGTGGGTGGAAGGCTCGTCGGCTGCCATCCCCTTCGGCACGCTGGTGGCCATCTTAGCTCTGTGGTTTGGTATCTCCGTGCCCCTCACCTTCATCGGTGCTTACTTCGGCTTCAAGAGACCC GCCATTGAGCAGCCGGTGAGAACCAACCAGATCCCCAGACAAATCCCAGAACAGTCGTTCTTCACCAAGCCTGTCCCCGGCATCGTCATGGGGGGCATCCTGCCCTTCGGCTGCATCTTCATCCAGCTCTTCTTCATCCTCAATAGCATCTG GTCTCACCAGATGTACTACATGTTTGGTTTCCTCTTCCTGGtcttcatcatcctcctcatTACCTGCTCTGAGGCTACCATCCTGCTATGCTACTTCCACTTGTGTGCGGAG GACTACCACTGGTGGTGGCGTTCGTTCCTGACCAGCGGCTTCACGGCCGTCTACCTGTTCGTCTACGCCGTCCACTACTTCTTCTCCAAGCTGCAGATCGTAGGAGCCGCCAGCACCATCCTCTACTTCGGCTACACCTCCATCATGGTGCTCATATTCTTCCTCTTCACAG GCACAATTGGATTCTTTGCCTGCTTCTGGTTTGTAAATAAAATCTACAGTGTGGTGAAGGTGGACTAA
- the LOC124010662 gene encoding probable G-protein coupled receptor 101, which translates to MSTSEAPGVSSNFSTVPWDPGSSGPPGPTDWPSVANSVVKMVLISAIVCVSLFGNVVVLLVFQRKPQLVHVANRFVLNLLLADLLQTVLVMPFAIAATVPGVWPLDARFCQALIVLMHLFAFAGVNTIIVVSVDRYLAIIHPLSYPTRMTPHLGTNLIACTWVLSLLQSTPPLYGWGAIDFDRKHNMCSVVWSSSLSYSVLVATCSFWLPVLIMLGCYWMVFRAARRQNALVHPIQTQSKSQPNRPPNPQAPCPGSPQRPPQQAPPPLDSFSAGGYPIRGRHRRFHYHCKAARVVFVIMASYILSMGPYSVLNTVSIRSSAAVPPWLASLALVLFFLQCCLHPYIYGYMHRSVRKEFLALLCGPLCRQGRPCHNSAQDSCFTVTDGRSTLPNMPTRVCPLRTWEEGTTTEATSSSPTMDRRSRDTRKETTSLSSERELTVHTTTK; encoded by the coding sequence ATGTCCACCTCTGAGGCGCCTGGTGTGAGCAGTAACTTCAGCACCGTGCCCTGGGaccctggttcctctggtcctcCTGGCCCCACAGACTGGCCGTCGGTGGCCAACAGCGTGGTGAAGATGGTGCTGATCTCAGCcatcgtgtgtgtgtctctgtttggtAACGTGGTGGTGTTGTTAGTGTTCCAGAGGAAGCCTCAGCTCGTCCACGTGGCCAACCGCTTCGTGCTCAACCTCCTCCTGGCAGACCTGCTCCAGACTGTGCTGGTCATGCCCTTCGCCATCGCTGCCACCGTGCCTGGTGTGTGGCCCCTGGATGCCCGCTTCTGCCAGGCCCTGATAGTGCTCATGCACCTGTTTGCCTTCGCCGGGGTGAACACCATCATCGTGGTGTCGGTGGACCGTTATCTGGCCATCATCCACCCGCTGTCCTACCCCACCCGCATGACCCCTCATCTCGGCACCAACCTCATTGCCTGCACCTGGGTGTTGAGTCTGCTCCAGAGCACGCCGCCCCTCTATGGCTGGGGGGCCATAGACTTTGACCGCAAGCATAACATGTGTTCTGTGGTGTGGTCCTCCAGCCTATCCTACTCAGTACTGGTTGCCACCTGCTCCTTCTGGCTGCCGGTGCTCATCATGCTGGGCTGTTACTGGATGGTGTTCAGGGCAGCTAGGAGGCAGAACGCCCTTGTGCACCCCATCCAGACCCAGTCTAAGTCCCAGCCCAACCGGCCTCCGAATCCCCAGGCCCCCTGCCCCGGCAGCCCCCAGCGCCCACCCCAACAGGCACCCCCACCCCTGGACTCCTTCTCAGCCGGGGGGTACCCCATCCGGGGCAGGCACAGACGTTTCCACTACCACTGCAAGGCAGCCCGGGTGGTGTTCGTCATCATGGCCTCGTACATCCTGAGCATGGGACCTTACAGTGTTCTCAACACGGTCTCCATTCGCTCCAGTGCTGCTGTGCCTCCATGGCTAGCCTCCCTAGCCCTGGTGCTCTTCTTCTTGCAGTGCTGCCTCCACCCCTACATCTACGGCTACATGCACCGCAGCGTGAGGAAGGAGTTCCTGGCCCTGCTGTGTGGTCCACTCTGCAGGCAGGGCCGTCCCTGCCACAACTCCGCCCAGGACAGCTGCTTCACCGTGACCGACGGACGCTCCACGCTCCCCAACATGCCCACGCGTGTCTGCCCCCTCCGCACCTGGGAGGAGGGCACCACCACAGAggctacctcctcctcccccaccatgGATAGGAGGTCCAGGGACACCCGCAAAGAGACCACCAGCCTGAGCTCTGAGAGAGAGCTGACTGTCCACACCACTACCAAGTAG